A stretch of Gouania willdenowi chromosome 21, fGouWil2.1, whole genome shotgun sequence DNA encodes these proteins:
- the itgav gene encoding integrin alpha-V gives MAWTRSSGAMLVLVGLLFHRSASFNLDVDKPLVYSGPEGSYFGFSVDFFKSSTGQRSNVLIGAPRANASSSASIVERGAVYSCPWRSASGCQQLVFDDKDDRKNDDGVQMEFKSKQWFGASVRSDGEHILACAPLYQWSTYSVSEREPVGTCYLMKDNKVVEYSPCRSTANSPEGQGFCQAGFSADFLKKNKKVVVGGPGSFYWQGQLIADDLSEIFDRFDAKLVTPFSNRLTTKSASAQYDDSYLGYSVTVGDFNDDGKEDYVTGVPRGDKALGYVNIFNGLNMESMINFTGSQMAAYFGHSVAASDLNNDGLVDLLVGAPLFMDRGSDVKLREVGQVSVYMGRGGFSFHPPQMLIGSEFYARFGSAIAALGDLDMDGYNDVAISAPYGGPDHNGLIYIHNGRPEGPDPSSSQVLQGRWASSYMPASFGYSMSGNTDIDQNGYPDLIVGVFGADKAVLYRARPVISVNATLDITPQIINPEEKNCILPGTSTSVSCFKVKYCVKASCPGARKDLNFQVDLMLDRLKQKEAMKRVLFLHSKTFQYSRNLTVTNGGTPGCEEQHVYLIDDREFRDKITPISVAMEYKLDYQKAADITGLLPIIDMSAPSNVTKQAHILLDCGNDNICKPDLRLKVKSDREQIYIGDDNALTLEISAENQGEGAYEAELHVYPPPQADFTGAVRSPTLTWLSCAYKKENQTKLVVCDLGNPMKGGTKVLAELRFSVHQLSEEDTSVKFDLQIVSSNQFESTSPRVSSVTKLAVLAKVSIRGTSSPGQILLPIANWKPKDPPVVGDDIGPQIVHVYELQNSGPSTISKAALDVDWPYHYRNGSLLYITSYETEGPINCTTKMEINPLNVSNPLTSQKNTSSMIPPRERESEGINRNHVHKRDLESRDSQNDFQILDCNSAKCLQLKCQVGRLERRKNAILFIYSRLAVDNFLTPENQNQSYVVRSTASFSVIEMPYKNLVSELPSNSTTVSVSVIWVDEGQHRVPAWVVALAILAGLLLLALLIFIMYKLGFFKRVRPPQEDCTEKEQLQPEENGNTDA, from the exons ATGACCGCAAAAATGATGATGGAGTTCAGATGGAGTTTAAATCCAAACAGTGGTTTGGTGCCTCGGTGCGATCTGATGGAGAACACATCTTG gCTTGCGCTCCCCTCTACCAGTGGTCAACATACAGTGTGTCTGAACGGGAACCGGTTGGAACGTGTTACTTAATGAAAGACAACAAAGTGGTCGAGTACTCGCCCTGCAGATCAA CTGCCAACTCACCTGAAGGTCAGGGTTTCTGCCAGGCAGGCTTCAGCGCAGACTTCCTCAAG AAGAACAAAAAGGTGGTGGTGGGAGGACCGGGCAGCTTCTACTGGCAGG GTCAGCTGATTGCCGACGACCTTTCTGAGATTTTCGATCGTTTTGATGCGAAGCTTGTCACGCCCTTTTCAAACAGACTCACCACGAAGTCGGCCAGCGCCCAGTATGATGACAGTTATCTTG GCTATTCAGTGACTGTTGGAGACTTCAATGACGATGGAAAGGAAG ATTATGTGACGGGTGTACCCAGAGGGGACAAAGCATTGGGTTAT GTGAATATCTTCAACGGCCTTAACATGGAGTCCATGATAAACTTCACAGGCTCACAG ATGGCTGCCTACTTTGGACATTCTGTTGCCGCCTCAGATCTTAATAATGACGG TTTGGTGGATTTGTTGGTTGGAGCTCCCCTCTTCATGGACAGAGGTTCTGATGTAAAACTGAGGGAAGTGGGACAG GTGTCTGTTTATATGGGTCGAGGTGGATTTTCCTTCCACCCACCTCAGATGCTGATAGGGTCAGAATTTTATGCGCGATTTGGCTCTGCCATTGCAGCACTGGGAGATCTGGACATGGACGGTTACAACG ATGTGGCCATTTCTGCTCCATATGGAGGCCCAGACCACAACGGTTTGATCTACATCCACAACGGACGCCCTGAAGGCCCGGACCCATCTTCTTCCCAG GTCCTACAGGGGAGGTGGGCTTCAAGCTACATGCCTGCTAGCTTTGGATACTCCATGTCTGGAAATACTGACATAGACCAGAATGGATACCCAG ATTTAATAGTCGGAGTGTTTGGAGCGGACAAAGCTGTTTTATACAG AGCTCGCCCAGTCATCAGTGTGAACGCCACTTTAGACATAACACCTCAGATCATCAACCCAGAGGAAAAGAACTGCATTCTTCCCGGCACCAGCACATCTGTGTCATG ttttaaggTGAAGTACTGTGTGAAGGCCAGCTGCCCTGGAGCCCGGAAGGACCTTA ACTTTCAGGTGGATCTCATGTTGGACCGTCTGAAGCAGAAGGAAGCAATGAAGCGCGTCCTTTTCCTGCACAGCAAAACCTTTCAGTACTCCAGGAACCTGACAGTGACCAATGGTGGGACCCCAGGCTGTGAGGAGCAGCACGTCTACCTGATT GATGATCGTGAGTTTAGAGACAAAATCACTCCCATCTCTGTAGCCATGGAGTACAAGCTGGACTACCAGAAGGCTGCAGACATAACTGGACTTCTTCCCATCATCGACATGTCGGCTCCGTCCAACGTGACCAAGCAG GCTCACATCCTGCTGGATTGCGGCAACGACAACATCTGTAAACCTGATCTGAGGTTAAAAGTGAAGAG CGACCGTGAGCAGATCTACATCGGCGACGACAACGCTCTGACTCTAGAGATAAGTGCTGAGAATCAGGGGGAGGGCGCGTACGAGGCCGAGCTGCACGTCTACCCACCGCCACAGGCCGACTTCACCGGCGCCGTTCGCAGTCCG aCACTCACCTGGCTGTCCTGTGCCTATAAGAAGGAGAATCAGACTAAGCTGGTGGTGTGTGACCTGGGGAACCCCATGAAAGGAGGAACCAAG GTACTGGCAGAGTTGAGGTTCAGCGTTCACCAGCTGTCAGAGGAGGACACGTCTGTGAAGTTTGACCTGCAGATCGTCag CTCGAACCAGTTTGAGAGCACCAGTCCTCGTGTCTCCAGCGTCACTAAGCTGGCAGTCCTGGCTAAAGTCTCCATCAGAGG AACGTCGTCTCCTGGTCAGATACTTCTCCCCATTGCTAACTGGAAACCTAAAGACCCTCCTGTGGTTGGAGATGACATCGGACCACAAATTGTACACGTCTATGAG CTGCAGAACAGCGGTCCCAGTACGATCAGCAAGGCTGCCCTGGACGTGGATTGGCCGTATCACTACAGGAACGGCTCTCTGCTCTACATCACCAGCTACGAGACCGAGGGACCCATCAACTGTACCACCAAGATGGAGATCAACCCACTTAACGTCTCT aaCCCTCTGACCTCCCAGAAGAACACCAGCAGCATGATTCCACCAAGAGAACGAGAATCGGAGGGCATAAACCGAAACCACGTCCACAAGAGGGACCTCGAGTCCAGAGACTCACAGAATGACTTTCAGAttctg GACTGTAACAGCGCTAAGTGTCTGCAGCTGAAGTGTCAGGTTGGACGTttggaaagaagaaaaaacgcCATTCTCTTTATTTACTCCAGACTGGCCGTCGACAACTTCCTCACG CCTGAAAATCAGAACCAGTCGTACGTGGTGCGTTCTACAGCTTCGTTCAGTGTCATCGAGATGCCGTACAAGAACCTGGTGTCGGAGCTTCCGTCTAACAGCACCACA gtgagcGTTTCTGTGATTTGGGTGGATGAAGGTCAACATCGGGTGCCGGCCTGGGTGGTGGCTCTGGCCATCCTGGCTGGGTTGTTGCTGCTGGCGCTgctcatcttcatcatgtacAAG CTGGGCTTCTTCAAGAGAGTGCGCCCCCCGCAGGAAGACTGCACGGAGAAGGAGCAGCTGCAGCCAGAGGAGAACGGCAACACAGACGCCTGA